In Arthrobacter sp. QXT-31, one genomic interval encodes:
- a CDS encoding MoaF C-terminal domain-containing protein: MTTTDIQDFVPENEWPSVSTMLDGFGDQTLPASAALTGKVLRLPADGAQTTVYSFHDAHSLTWTAAGREGEEAGAARYKAIEARPGIFIIDFVAGEGHRAENVTIVLDSNTGAVTTAVSSFIGEGGKIRSTTRFSHGNAEGSTALHARSTGLVGKRIYYRYSDVETYEHIYLNAGTFTWHCLRGGEAGLADTDRCMTFDVGDDLYLFFWTEKVMTVEAVLLIDLREQRSIGRMFGWDEPAAEPVVLPFNSRLTVLNSTEYPRDNHKH; this comes from the coding sequence ATGACCACAACCGACATTCAGGATTTTGTACCCGAAAACGAGTGGCCCTCCGTGTCCACCATGCTCGACGGATTCGGAGACCAAACCCTGCCCGCATCCGCGGCCCTGACCGGAAAGGTACTGCGCCTGCCCGCTGACGGAGCCCAGACAACCGTATACAGCTTCCATGATGCACATTCCCTGACGTGGACCGCTGCAGGCCGCGAGGGGGAAGAGGCCGGCGCAGCCAGGTACAAGGCCATTGAGGCACGTCCCGGGATCTTCATCATCGACTTCGTCGCGGGTGAAGGGCACCGGGCCGAAAATGTCACCATCGTCCTCGACAGCAACACCGGCGCCGTCACAACAGCCGTCAGTTCCTTCATCGGGGAAGGGGGCAAGATCCGCAGCACCACCAGATTCAGCCACGGAAACGCGGAGGGCTCAACGGCACTTCACGCGCGTTCCACGGGGCTGGTGGGCAAGCGTATCTACTACCGCTACAGCGACGTTGAAACGTACGAACACATTTACCTGAACGCGGGCACCTTCACGTGGCACTGCCTGCGCGGGGGTGAGGCCGGCCTCGCCGACACGGACCGCTGCATGACGTTCGACGTCGGCGACGACCTCTACCTGTTCTTCTGGACCGAAAAGGTCATGACAGTTGAGGCGGTCCTGCTCATCGACCTAAGGGAGCAACGCTCAATTGGACGGATGTTCGGCTGGGACGAACCAGCGGCCGAGCCCGTTGTGCTGCCCTTCAATTCCCGGCTCACGGTCCTTAACAGCACCGAGTACCCGCGCGACAACCACAAGCACTAA
- a CDS encoding APC family permease, translated as MNQQTGQIPANEETTVSTARLRPNKLGVMAVAFFAIAAAAPMAAVVGASPVLFAASGPGTPVIYVIAALLVALFSVGYLRMSHSITNAGGFVAYIARGLGTKWATGGAGIAILTYVSLQVGLWSQFGVFAQQLVENLTGLGLQAFFWIVVVLSLATALTMKGVDASLKVLGVLIMGETLVVAALVVSLVAQNGFGIFTFDGFTSESIVGPGLGISLLFAFACFTSFEATVVFAEEAVNPRKTIPRAAYLVIAFVGFFYLVSTWAISGAIGIDRVQNEAAADPAGMIFDLAQTSAGSWLSLAMQILVVTSFIAMMLGLANMFARYLFALGRAGTLPAKLASVSRTGAPTFAGFINGIVVLAIISAFLITGADPITTVFAWFVALGTAGFISILLLTSAAIIVFFAKQKMRDNLWVTVIAPVLSFVSFIVIGYLTLDNYDALLGGAGGVARWLLLGIPLVLIAGIARGARKPSIDYASEIV; from the coding sequence ATGAATCAACAAACCGGACAGATCCCCGCCAACGAGGAAACCACTGTCAGCACTGCCCGCCTCCGGCCGAACAAGCTGGGTGTCATGGCGGTGGCCTTCTTTGCCATCGCTGCTGCCGCCCCGATGGCGGCCGTCGTCGGGGCCAGCCCGGTCCTTTTCGCGGCCAGCGGACCGGGAACCCCTGTCATCTACGTCATCGCGGCACTGCTCGTTGCCCTGTTTTCCGTGGGGTATCTCAGGATGAGCCACAGCATCACCAACGCCGGCGGATTCGTCGCCTACATTGCCAGGGGGCTTGGCACGAAGTGGGCCACCGGTGGCGCGGGAATCGCCATCCTGACCTACGTCAGCCTGCAGGTGGGGCTCTGGTCGCAGTTCGGCGTGTTCGCCCAGCAACTCGTTGAGAATTTGACGGGGCTGGGCCTGCAAGCATTCTTCTGGATCGTCGTCGTGCTGTCGCTGGCCACTGCCCTGACCATGAAGGGGGTGGATGCCAGCCTGAAAGTGCTGGGCGTACTGATCATGGGCGAAACCCTTGTGGTGGCCGCACTTGTCGTCTCCCTTGTCGCCCAGAACGGCTTCGGAATCTTCACTTTCGACGGGTTCACGAGCGAAAGCATCGTGGGGCCAGGGCTCGGCATCTCGCTGCTGTTTGCCTTTGCCTGCTTCACAAGCTTCGAAGCCACAGTGGTTTTCGCCGAGGAGGCCGTGAACCCGCGAAAGACGATTCCGCGCGCGGCCTATCTGGTCATCGCCTTCGTCGGCTTCTTCTACCTGGTCTCAACGTGGGCCATCAGCGGAGCGATCGGCATCGACCGGGTCCAGAACGAAGCCGCGGCTGACCCGGCGGGCATGATCTTCGACCTCGCCCAAACCAGTGCCGGTTCCTGGCTCAGCCTCGCGATGCAGATCCTCGTCGTCACCAGCTTCATCGCCATGATGCTGGGGCTGGCCAACATGTTTGCCCGGTACCTCTTCGCCCTCGGACGCGCCGGAACGCTGCCGGCAAAACTGGCATCAGTCTCCAGGACCGGGGCACCGACCTTCGCAGGGTTCATCAACGGCATCGTGGTCCTGGCCATCATCAGCGCTTTCCTGATCACGGGGGCCGACCCCATCACCACCGTCTTCGCTTGGTTCGTCGCCCTCGGGACCGCCGGTTTCATCAGCATCCTCCTGCTGACATCTGCCGCGATCATCGTCTTCTTCGCCAAGCAGAAGATGCGCGACAACCTGTGGGTGACCGTCATTGCGCCCGTTCTGTCCTTCGTTTCATTCATCGTCATCGGGTACCTGACCCTGGACAACTACGATGCCCTCCTCGGCGGCGCCGGCGGTGTTGCCCGCTGGCTCCTCCTGGGCATCCCACTCGTCCTCATTGCAGGAATAGCCCGCGGCGCCCGGAAACCGTCAATCGACTATGCCTCCGAGATCGTCTGA
- a CDS encoding TetR/AcrR family transcriptional regulator: MSLESQRLPYGDGRDALLAAVVDVVAEKGLRGVTYRSVAGRAGVNHTLITHHFGSIEGLLAATLEWAVQRSIDETGLARVADFDERFADALLDTVSAEPELQLFQFEMLLEARRKPELRALLDRLYDNYISTVEAALRARSLDMDEELSRAIFAALDGLMLQFLTFGNPAKIRAAVIQVGRLLERSATASGANAAGP; this comes from the coding sequence ATGAGCCTGGAGTCCCAACGGTTGCCTTACGGTGATGGCCGCGACGCCCTGCTGGCCGCCGTCGTCGACGTTGTTGCGGAGAAGGGCCTGCGGGGCGTTACCTACCGTTCTGTTGCCGGGCGGGCGGGGGTGAACCACACGCTGATCACGCACCACTTCGGTTCGATCGAAGGTTTGCTGGCAGCCACACTTGAGTGGGCCGTGCAGCGGTCCATTGATGAGACCGGGCTTGCGCGAGTGGCCGATTTCGATGAGCGGTTCGCTGACGCCCTCCTGGACACGGTGTCCGCCGAGCCGGAGCTGCAGCTATTCCAGTTCGAGATGCTTCTTGAGGCGCGGCGGAAGCCGGAGCTCAGGGCACTTCTGGACCGTCTTTACGACAACTACATCTCCACTGTTGAAGCGGCCCTCCGCGCCCGTTCGCTCGATATGGATGAGGAACTTTCCCGAGCTATTTTTGCCGCGCTCGACGGACTGATGCTGCAATTCCTCACCTTCGGGAATCCTGCAAAGATCCGGGCCGCCGTCATTCAGGTCGGAAGGCTCCTTGAACGCTCGGCCACGGCCAGCGGCGCGAACGCCGCCGGCCCTTAG